The Caldisericota bacterium genome contains a region encoding:
- a CDS encoding L-threonylcarbamoyladenylate synthase, with the protein MKEFELARKALLEHKIIAFPTDTVIGIGVNGLDQLAVEKLFALKNRPFEKPLSLLTYSSTEILKYARLIPSYAYSLLKTYFPGPMTAVFYSDEVLYTTPFGKGTSVGVRIPNFPILLDFLAYIKMPLLATSANVSNRPALLTKEDVVHIFGDAVYPILFEYNVTSSNVSSTVIDCRGKASVVLRKGEIDI; encoded by the coding sequence ATGAAAGAATTTGAATTAGCCAGGAAAGCTTTACTGGAACACAAGATTATCGCTTTTCCTACGGATACGGTCATAGGGATTGGCGTGAATGGACTGGACCAGCTCGCAGTGGAAAAACTGTTTGCATTAAAAAATAGGCCTTTTGAAAAACCACTTTCTTTGCTTACTTATTCTTCCACAGAGATTTTAAAATATGCAAGACTTATCCCGTCTTACGCGTATTCTCTACTTAAGACGTATTTTCCGGGACCAATGACTGCAGTGTTTTATTCTGACGAAGTTTTGTATACAACTCCTTTTGGCAAGGGGACAAGCGTTGGTGTAAGAATTCCGAATTTTCCCATTTTACTTGATTTTCTTGCATACATAAAAATGCCCCTTCTTGCGACGAGTGCTAATGTATCTAATAGACCTGCATTACTTACAAAAGAAGATGTTGTACATATTTTTGGCGACGCTGTGTATCCAATACTTTTTGAGTATAATGTAACAAGCAGTAATGTTTCTTCTACTGTAATTGATTGTAGAGGCAAGGCTTCTGTAGTGTTAAGGAAGGGAGAAATAGATATATGA
- the def gene encoding peptide deformylase, with protein MKIITYGNPMLRKKAQKIKSIDKKIVDLIKEMFETMDASKVPGVGLAAPQVGISIALFVYKLDDGKDVVINPEIVSKEGEEVKEEGCLSVPGVYGPVKRAEKIIVKGLNIKGKRFKLELDGLKARVFQHETDHLKGIIFTDYIEKIEEFTVEEGYELPEQLVKRFKRK; from the coding sequence ATGAAGATAATAACGTATGGTAATCCGATGCTTAGAAAAAAGGCACAAAAGATAAAAAGTATTGATAAGAAAATAGTCGACCTTATAAAGGAAATGTTTGAAACAATGGATGCCAGCAAAGTTCCCGGAGTGGGGCTTGCTGCTCCGCAGGTTGGGATTTCTATTGCCTTATTTGTATATAAACTGGATGACGGCAAAGATGTTGTAATAAACCCCGAGATTGTTTCCAAAGAAGGAGAAGAAGTAAAAGAAGAAGGGTGTCTTTCCGTACCAGGTGTTTATGGCCCAGTGAAACGTGCTGAGAAAATCATTGTTAAAGGATTAAATATTAAAGGCAAAAGATTTAAACTGGAGCTGGATGGGTTGAAAGCTCGTGTATTCCAGCACGAAACAGATCATTTAAAGGGTATTATTTTTACTGATTATATTGAAAAGATAGAAGAATTTACCGTAGAAGAGGGTTATGAACTGCCCGAACAATTAGTAAAAAGGTTTAAGAGAAAATGA
- the fmt gene encoding methionyl-tRNA formyltransferase: protein MKIVFFGSSYFSIPFLEALKEDTVLVVTMPDKPQKRGKNLFANPVKRSAIGLGLPFITVEKFDLSCKDRIGSVSPDLFVVVSFGKIIPDYILSIAQCALNLHPSELPLYRGAAPIERQIMDGVTKSAISVMVINEKLDKGGVLLKQSLEILLDDTREDVEQKIINIGIPLLKQAISMVKSGSYSEITQQGKGSYAKKITKEDELIHWEEDNVRIYNKIRALYPSPASFTFFRGKRLKLFKANTLDLDKGAPGEIIDLLKEGFVVQCGAGALLIKEVQIEGKRRICASEFINGTRLKIGEKLG, encoded by the coding sequence ATGAAAATTGTTTTTTTTGGCTCTTCCTATTTTTCTATTCCATTTCTCGAAGCACTAAAAGAAGATACGGTGCTTGTCGTTACTATGCCCGATAAACCACAGAAGAGAGGGAAAAACCTTTTCGCTAATCCTGTAAAAAGAAGCGCAATAGGACTTGGACTACCATTCATTACTGTTGAAAAGTTTGATTTAAGCTGTAAGGACAGGATAGGATCTGTTTCCCCTGATCTATTTGTCGTTGTATCTTTCGGGAAAATTATTCCAGATTATATTTTATCCATTGCACAATGTGCTTTGAACTTGCATCCTTCCGAGCTTCCATTGTACAGGGGGGCAGCTCCCATAGAGAGACAAATAATGGATGGTGTGACGAAGAGTGCTATTTCTGTTATGGTAATAAATGAAAAATTGGATAAAGGCGGCGTACTTCTAAAGCAGTCTCTCGAAATTTTGCTTGATGATACGCGGGAAGACGTCGAGCAAAAAATTATAAATATAGGGATCCCATTGTTAAAACAAGCTATATCTATGGTAAAAAGTGGGAGTTACAGCGAAATAACTCAGCAAGGAAAAGGAAGTTATGCAAAGAAGATTACAAAAGAGGATGAATTGATACATTGGGAAGAAGATAATGTACGTATATACAACAAGATAAGAGCACTCTATCCTTCTCCTGCTTCATTTACTTTTTTTAGAGGGAAACGGCTTAAACTATTTAAGGCAAACACTTTAGATCTTGATAAAGGAGCTCCCGGGGAAATTATTGATTTACTAAAAGAAGGTTTTGTTGTACAATGCGGAGCGGGTGCATTGCTTATTAAAGAAGTGCAGATTGAAGGGAAAAGACGTATTTGTGCTTCAGAATTTATTAACGGAACTAGATTAAAAATTGGTGAAAAGTTAGGTTAA